The following are from one region of the Staphylococcus argenteus genome:
- a CDS encoding L-lactate permease, whose translation MTLLTVNPFDNVGLSALVAAVPIILFLLCLTIFKMKGIYAALTTLVVTLIVALFVFELPARVSAGAITEGVVAGIFPIGYIVLMAVWLYKVSIKTGQFSIIQDSIASISEDQRIQLLLIGFCFNAFLEGAAGFGVPIAICAVLLIQLGFEPLKAAMLCLIANGAAGAFGAIGLPVSIIDTFNLSGGVTTLDVARYSALTLPILNFIIPFVLVFVIDGMKGIKEILPVILTVSGTYTGLQLLLTIFHGPELADIIPSLATMVVLAFVCRKFKPKNIFRLKESEHKIQKRTPKEIVFAWSPFVILTAFVLVWSAPFFKKLFQPGGALESIVLKMPIPNTVSDLSPKGIALRLDLIGATGTAILLTVIITILITKLKWKSAGALLVEAFKELWLPILTISAILAIAKVMTYGGLTVAIGQGIAKAGAIFPLFSPVLGWIGVFMTGSVVNNNTLFAPIQATVAQQISTSGSLLVAANTAGGVAAKLISPQSIAIATAAVKKVGEESALLKMTLKYSIIFVAFICVWTFILTLIF comes from the coding sequence ATGACACTACTTACTGTAAATCCATTCGATAATGTTGGATTATCAGCCTTAGTTGCAGCAGTACCTATTATTTTATTTTTACTATGCTTAACCATTTTTAAAATGAAAGGCATTTATGCAGCATTGACAACTTTGGTTGTTACATTGATTGTGGCTTTATTTGTGTTTGAATTACCGGCACGTGTATCAGCAGGCGCAATAACAGAAGGCGTTGTTGCTGGTATTTTCCCAATAGGGTATATCGTTTTAATGGCGGTATGGTTGTATAAAGTTTCTATTAAAACAGGACAATTTTCAATTATTCAAGATAGTATTGCTAGTATTTCAGAAGACCAACGTATCCAACTGTTATTAATTGGATTTTGTTTTAACGCATTTCTAGAAGGTGCAGCAGGCTTCGGTGTGCCGATTGCAATTTGTGCAGTGTTATTAATTCAACTTGGCTTTGAACCATTAAAAGCTGCGATGTTATGCTTAATTGCTAATGGTGCAGCAGGTGCCTTTGGTGCGATAGGTTTACCAGTTAGTATTATTGATACATTTAACTTAAGCGGAGGTGTTACAACATTAGATGTTGCGAGATACTCAGCATTAACACTTCCAATTTTAAACTTTATTATTCCATTTGTTTTAGTATTCGTTATAGATGGCATGAAAGGTATTAAAGAAATTTTACCTGTTATTTTAACAGTGAGTGGTACATATACTGGATTACAATTATTATTAACAATATTCCATGGTCCAGAACTAGCAGACATTATTCCATCACTAGCAACAATGGTGGTGTTAGCATTTGTTTGTCGTAAATTTAAACCGAAAAATATTTTCAGGTTGAAAGAATCAGAGCATAAAATTCAAAAGCGTACACCTAAAGAAATCGTCTTTGCATGGAGTCCGTTCGTCATTTTAACTGCTTTTGTATTAGTATGGAGTGCGCCATTCTTCAAAAAATTATTCCAACCTGGTGGTGCGCTTGAAAGTATAGTATTAAAAATGCCAATTCCAAATACTGTGAGTGATTTATCGCCTAAAGGTATTGCGTTGCGTCTCGATTTAATTGGGGCAACTGGGACAGCGATTTTACTGACGGTAATTATTACAATTTTAATTACGAAGTTAAAATGGAAAAGTGCAGGTGCTTTATTGGTCGAAGCATTTAAAGAATTATGGTTACCAATCCTTACAATTTCAGCTATCTTAGCCATTGCTAAAGTAATGACATATGGTGGTTTGACTGTGGCAATTGGACAAGGTATTGCTAAAGCTGGAGCAATCTTCCCATTATTCTCTCCAGTATTAGGTTGGATTGGTGTGTTTATGACTGGTTCAGTTGTAAATAACAATACTTTATTCGCGCCTATCCAAGCGACAGTAGCACAACAAATTTCAACAAGTGGTTCATTACTTGTAGCAGCCAACACTGCAGGTGGTGTAGCAGCGAAACTTATTTCACCACAATC